The genomic window CCAGCATTTTGCTTTCACTAAAGAAAATTCCTGTATTGGGGCCCTGTGGTCCAATGAGCATACTTGTGAAATATGTTTGGCCACACGTGCTAGTGTTTATCTGACCGCTCACTACATGAACCCTGATCAGGCTTACTTTCAGTAAGGCTAAATATCATTTTGGTCTGTACTGTGCAAGTGCTGGTGTGGATGGCACAAAAATGGTTCCAATAGTCTTCCTCCTAGTATTGCATTGAGTTCTGTTCTCAGAATTTTCAAGAATTCATTGCTTCTTGGGGCTTTGACAGAAACGGATGGGTTGGCATCCCCAGAGATCACCACCGAAATGTTCTAGTAGAGCACGAGTGAGGAAGAGTTCAGAACACTAATCGGTATGGGTGGCGGGGATGCATTGACATACATGCACTCAGGCAGGTTCTGTTGCATCCCCCAGGTTGTTGAGTAATAGGGAAGGGAATGAAATGAGTTCCTGGCTTCAATCCCTGTGCTCAGTTCCCTAATTATGAATGAATGCCGCACCCTTCCATGTGTTCATCTGGTATGTGAATCTTAATCTGAGCCCTTGCTTGGGCCTGTAGTTTTGTGCACAAAGCCACCTGAGGCACTGTTAGTCCTGAATTTCCATTCTAAAGGTCTGTCCAACAAGTACCCCAGGCTGGCACAAGCAGAGATCATTGTAATAGTACACTGCATCTCTGTAGAGCGTTGAAGTACTCTTCAAACACTGATCCTCACAAAGAACTCCTGAGTCAGTAAGTCTGTTATCCCCATTTTTATAGATGATGAAACCAAGGCAGAGAGGTTGTAACTTGCATTCACACAGCAAGGTAatggcagggctgggaactgAATTTAAAATTCTTGATTCTCAGGTCCTATAAAACATAATATCTGCAATGCTTTTTATCCTAAAATGAAAGTTACCCTTCCCTGGCAGTATTGCCAACCCTGCATATTCAAAtattgtggggttttgttttatttaataataattcCTGTTCTTCTACTTGTCTTCTGGTTTCTGCTCAGGGAGGGTGTGCCTTTGGGTTGCATGTTCAAGCTTTTCTCCTCAATTATgtgggtagtagggctgtgcgaagcttcggtggtgattcgattcagaggagattggtctcgattcggtggccgaatctctgaatccgaatcaaatcgggacctatttaaaggtccgaattgattcaaagctctccgaatcttcagaaaagacttggagagcttaaatgatttgggtagtctctggtgactgcagcagggagctgcagctgactcagagctggtaaggactagggcctgggggaggggaccatgggggggggacacctgccagccccccctaACCCCCCCCACTGCATTCCTtcagccccctccatggctgcccccacctgccccagctccgtactttaaaaaaaagacccagtgcttactgggtgctgccaggtgtgtggtggggtggcaacgatccccggtgccccctgctgcatgggggggctctgcacaacaccccccccccccccccccccccggtgtgctCTGCCCGGGTCAGttccggccctttaaggaaaaaaaaaacaaccaagaaaAGACcagggactcaccactcctgcagcggcttcggggggcttgtgcagagcctcccacatggtggagggcagtggggattgcccctcacTGGCAGGAACTGTGAGTTAGggggttttcttgttttgttttttcttaaagggccagagctggcttgggtggggcacccgtgggggagggagcggggtccagaggctcatacagagcccccccatgtagttggggggcagcagggatcgccccctgcctggcagcaccctctgaggccaggctttttttttttaaacaagtgcccggagctagggtgggtggggcagccattgccaggctgggagaggggcaggggatgggcctggcttggcctggctgatttggagatttggcaggagCCGAATCTCCAACtcaaatttggccaaatcgaatcgggacagtgatttaagtcaccgaatcaaatcactgtcccctgaatcgtccgaatccaaatccaaagtgaatactagccgctttgcacaggcctagtggggAGCCCTCCCACCATTAAACCCATCCACAAAATTCACCCCTATGAATCATTTGCAGCTAAATCACCCTACTTGGTATGCAAAGCTTCCTGGTCATTATAGGAATAATGGTGAGGAAATGATGCAGTTTTTTTTTAGCAAACAGAATGCATATGCAGCTTAAATTAACAACAAATACACTCAATGTCAGCAAAACCCAGAGGCTCTAATTAAGGGTTAAATCCAAACAGAGCGCATACTTTGGGGAGTTAATTGCTCCCTGGTTTGTGCGTCATTACTTGATCTTGGAGAAGGGGGCTGCTGgaatataaaaaataaagctgGCATTTGCATCCCTGCCATAAAAAGATAACTTTCAAGAGGGAAGTAGCTTGTGGCAGAGCTGTATCAGACAGTATTCCACATGCATCCTCCTTCTTGCCTGTTTCTTCTCCTCCTGATCTCTGTATCCAGGACAATGGGGGCTGCTGTGCTTCCATCACAGGAAAAACTTGTATGGAAAGATCACAAGGTAAGTAGAAAACATACAAAACTGCTATGCCTATAATGCTTCTGTTTACTCTCTTCTTCTACATGCCCATGTGAAGGACAGTTCTTCCCCAGTATGGATTAGAGACATGGAAGGAACTTGGTGAGACTAGGAACAAGAGCACTCCAGGCACTGGTTTGTTGCAGTTTTTTCCCTTCCAAGCCCCTGATGTCCTTCTCTTCTTTAGCCCGTTACTGTCTTCAATGGGATTTAGTACTTCCTCTCGGAGAACAACCTACTTCTAAAAGCATTAAGTGGTGGGTactcaggacttgtagtagagatgatatctttaattaaaccaagaagatttttgcaaaaacatttctttaattgcaagcttttgggcacaaacacccttcatcaggcattggagaaaatattgtaaaaggAATTAAATGGTGGGTTGCATTCCTTCCAAGAATAAAGGATATCATTCATGTATCATTTAGATAAGACTGTTAAGTGTTGGAGTTCTCTCTGCTCTTCTCCACCTCTGAAGTGCTCGGTAAATTTAACAAGCAAGAGGGGTTTTAATATACGTCCCTGGCCAGAACCTTCCTTTCCCCAAACACATACGCACACCTATTGTGTCAGTGGGCTGCTGGTTtctcaccccagaagtggctgtaactaggtggagagagagagtttgTAGAAATAATCTAGGATCATTTGCTATGAAAGGCTGCTACATTGTTGTAAAATCTGTTGGCTCCAGTCAGGGAACTCTGGCTCTGAAATGGAAATTCCAGTAACATAATGACCTAATCGCTTAGCTGCCTTGACTTAGAGAGATAATTGAATGCTATTACTGGTTGAAAAAACTGTAATTAAGTTAGCCATTTTAAGAGTTTTTCATCCTTTCGTATTTGATTTACTGTAATCTTGAAAAAGATCCAAGAATCAGTACATAAACTGGACcattaaaaaaggatttttcacTGAAATTATGGGATGAGATACAGCATTGCAGTCTGGTAGTTCATTACCCAATAGCCCTTGTCATTTTCAATGAGGCTTTTGAAGGATGCTGAatatagaagatttttttttaaagggacatgCTATATGTAATGCAAAAGCAGGCTGTTGTTGCAAGTTACTCTTAAGTTTGCTATCAAAAAGAGCACAGAAAAATGAGTATGACAGCATTTTGTATAAGGTAAGTTTGCATTTATTTTGTGGTAGCTGTTTTCCTGGGTCTGCCACACAATAATAAGGGTAAGAAAAACATTGTAAAACATGCAAACACGACTGTAAAACCAGAGAAATTGGCAAGGGAAGCACCTCTTAGCAAGTCTTAAAATTGACTTGATTTCCAGTTGACATAATTTTGTCAAGTGTGAGTATATGGCCCTGAGAACAAGCTTATGAGTCTATATGCACCTGAGCTAAGATAACTGCTCAGCAGCAGCCCATTTCAAATGCTAAACATAAATGCTTTGTGAGCATTAGTTAATGCTCTTCATGTCCCACTCCTGGAAAATCAAGGTTTTACAAGCTGCCAGTTTGCCCCAGTACTGCTGCAGTAGATCACTGGAAATAGCTTCCACATGCATGGAGCCAAATTCTATCTGACCTCCCTTTCTATACGAGGCTGCTTAATCCAGTCATCTAAGGTTTCCTGTTGTTCACTCACACCAGAGCTGTTCTTCCATGGAGTAAATAACTCTTGCTTCTTTTCCAAGCTCCCACAGGACCGGACAGATGCACAGAGAAGCTCCCTGCCCACGTTCCTGTCTGTGCTGTCTGACTGGATGTCCCAGGTGAATGAAGCGCCCCTGGCTGAGGCAGCGGTAGAGCTAGCCAAGCGGCAAGAGAGGGATGCTCTTCATCCGTCCCCAGCCAGGGAAAAGTCTCCCTGCAGGAATTTCTTTTGGAAGACTTTCTCCTCTTGCTAACAGAATAGCTCAGTGAAGCTGTACTGTAGAATGGCTTTAGCACCACCCGCCTCACTCCAGATGAATGTTATCAGTGCCTGCTCTCATCTGTGAACAAATACTGTCTCTCTGTAATAAGTGATTAGACACTCTTCCTCTCTAATTCTCTAACCAACCTGAACAGTATGTGAATCAGAATTCATTCTATGATTGAAACAGATTAAGCCTGATCCAATTGAAATGTAATTCAGATAGTATCAAAACGGCACATTTCAGTGATAAAGCAGAATATTATCTGCCTCATCCTGTTGTTTTTATTCACCCCAAATCCTCATTACCTAATAAAAGAATGGACAGCAGGATCAGGTTTAACAAATATCTATGTCATTATCTGTAGTAGAGATGCAAGGATTGTGTCTTTTTAATGCCTGCTTTTTAGGTTTCTGATAGCCCCAGCTGGTACAGCCCTTATTGCACAGTCTTTCCCCTGGAAAAGATCTTTTTCATCATTTATTTGAAAGCTTTATCAGGAGACTTTAGTTTGTGCATAATTTTTTCTAGTCTCTACACTCATTTTTCCTTTCATGCTGGTATAAATTTCTAGGGGGTGTCACTTCTTTTTAGTGCTAGCCTGTGCATAGAAGACACGGCTTTGATTGCTTTTAAATAACATCATGAAGGGCAAATTTAAGCAAGACTTAAATGGagggtggttgtttttttgtttttaaatgctaactggaaaaaaactgaaaataaatagCAGGTGTTAAAAGTTTCTGTAttatttgctgctgtttttttttattggatgGAGTGTTTTGTCCCATATTAAAAACGAGACATCTTTGTAGGAAGCAGCCatgttaaaatatgtttataGCCAATATATTAAGTTCCACAAAGAGAGGAAAACAATACAAGTTCTCTCTTCTCCCATTTTTCTTTAAAGCTAGAAAGGAAGGAAGCTGTATAGCGTCAACACTGCAGCCCTTACTTGAAGAAGATAGCTGTGGCATCTGTGGCTTTCCGCTAGCAAAATTGGCCTTGTACTTTGTGAATGACAATTTACATATATCCCACCTAACTGCATGCTATGTAGTGTACATAAGAAAAACACATTAGAGTTGCATGAAAAGCCATAATAAGCTTCTCTTATTTTTGTATATACATCTGAGGGGGGTAGGGCTTTCATTTCTAGGCTGAACTTTGTGGCTGCATCCAGATAAgcgcagatgtttggttccccggggaaagcccatgccacacatgctttgttgtgtggcaggttacccctggggaggctggggccagcactgtgagCCCCATTCATTTGcatactggccccagcagccttatctgggggcctcctggggccacaGCAGTGACACTCCTGTTGAATGGAGCCTGGCTGATGGCTATagcatggctccaggcagcctgacTCTGCTTTTCAGTGGCGCGCACTACCTCgtatatccaggagtcaaaaaaacccaacaaagcagtgcatgcacaggcagtgcGCCCAACACCTGACTGcatggtatgtggtgctgcagacacgtTTGCGGTGCTGCATACCACActgctgcactcatctggatgtgccctgcaTGTCAAACTTCAGGTAGGATAAGCCTCTGAAAATAAGGGTTTGTAATGAAAAACTTACCAACCCTTCAGCTGCTCTATGCAAACAGTGTGAAACCAAGCTTGCTGAAAATCACAGCTCTCACCAGGGCTAGATTTGTATTCAATTACTGAATTTCTGTAATTATCTTTGTAGAACTGAATAAGACATGGCTGTGCCTGAATAGCCTTTCTGATGTATACGTGCTGTTCAGCATGGCTACTAGGACAGCATATAATAGACTAAATACTACCCCTACAGTGGCAGGAAAAGTATCATCTTGCTACTGTTTAAACTGTCAGAAGAAAAGTGCTGCGAGAGAAGATTACTTTCCCTAATTTGTCTCATTTCAGAAGAGAAAGGAAGTTTAAAGCAAAGGCCAATGTTGCTTTTCCCCCCTTAAACAACAGAACACTAGTAGACATTTGGCAATTAAGTCCTGGAGTTTCCTATTAAGGGAAGCGTGACACCCCACTACCATTTGCTCCTGTTCTAATTAAGGTTCAGGAAGGTTTTTTTATGAAATTAAGGAGTTAATTGTAGTTTCTTATAATTTTGTTAAAGCAGCAGATTTTTGCCTACCTTATATAACAGGGCGCTAGAACTGATTGGGGTCATGTTTATTGCAACTATACTTGCACTGTGCTTATGGCACATTCATTAAAGCTAGATTGCAATTTCTATACACAAGGGGCACATTTGAGCATTCGGCTTTTTCTATACTTTTAGCAACTAGTGTACTGCACTGCTTAACCTAAATGTTAGATTAATGGGTTAGGCACAGAGCTGGAAGTACCATATATTATACCTATTAAAAACAGCCTCTgctcctctttttttaaatgcttcagaATTGTTACCTTTGTCTCTCCCAGGACTGAACTGTGTTTTTGTGCAAAGTTACTTATGTTGCTGGCAAAAGCTAAGTGATGTCCTTGAGGAAGTTATTTGCCAACCAGTCTTCAATTAGAAACACCCATAGGTGAGAGACAGTGAAAGTTCCCCTACCACACCCTGTTGTCTGGGAGAAGTGAGGGTGCATCTATGAATTAGAAAATTATATTCTTGATGAACAAGTCACATAATACGtacatatatatattcaccagtaGGGTACAAAGGTTTTaatgcctttaaaaatatttcaatcaTTAAAAAAAGTCAATCGATATGAACAAGGTCATGATGCTGTATCAAAGATAAACACAGAAATACAGACATCCCCAATATTAATTTTGTGTGAGAGGCCTTCTAACCAAGTGTTTTTATCCTCAAAACATTTCACAAATAATAGTTCCATGCCAGTCTCCTGACCAgaagtgcaaacagtgttatggaAACTAAAAGTCATTTGGCCCATTAAGCAAAGGTTTAATCAAAATTGTAATGTGAAATCTGAAGTCAAGTGCCAGGAGCCCAGGTTGGGGGTTAGTCAGTGCCAAGAGAGCAGTTGCTGGGAAATGTGGTAACCTTACTAGGTCCCCCCCAGGAATGGACACTGAATAGCGCTCTGCTTATTGCTGCACTTTACATTACAACTCTAAACTGAACAAGTAGGTACTGTCTGCCCTCCTGCATGTCAGCACTCGGTACAGAAATGAATGCTTACATAGTGATCCTCAAAGTGTCTTCTAATCGTTAACTCACCCTCACAATACCCCTGTGAGGTACATAATTCTCTCTTAAGATGAGAGAAAAGACAAGGTAAGTGACTTTCCTGTAGCCACCAAGACTGTCGGAGCCATGGTTATCACTCAGGAGCTCCATATTCCCTTTCCCGCCTCCTCTCCACTGCATTTAGCAAGACAATGATTGTGTTCACAGAAGTTATTTGAAGTTCTGATTCGTAacctcccctcttccctttctATAATGCCTTTGGTTATACAACATCCTAGAGTCTCATGCCACAGGAATTAACTGTCAAGACAAGCCCAGTTTTCTCAGTTTGCTAAAGCTAGCGCATAGCATGAACAGCAAAATGTGGTATTAAGACTGTAATATACCACTTGTTTGTTTTGGCTCCAGTGCCCCAGAGACATGTTTCCTTGACACCTAAAGCATTGCCAGCAGCAAGGTCTACAAAGTTTCTTACTTCCTGCGTTTTGAACTTAGCCAGTCTCCCCAGGGCAGTGATTTCTTGACCTTTGACATGCTCCTCAGTGACTGCAGAGCTTGCACTTGCTGTAGGCGCCTTGAGAGCTCCTGATCACAGGCCTGCTGGAGAGCTTCAGTCTTTTGCTTGTCCCAGCTTAATGCCAGAGCCAAGACTTCAGTGTCTTCTTTGAAAACCAACTGTGACAAAAATAGAAGTTACTGACACACAGACTCCTGGTGCTGACAGCTTGACTCCTGCAGCAGCTAGAATTTCCTCTAGCAACACATCCTCCTGAAGCACAACCCTTCCCCCATTGAGAACAGGTGGGTCATCATGAGAGAGATGTTGAATTGCTAAtaacatttgaaatatttaatCAAGACTAGGCACTTGGTGGGAAAGGGGTGCAATAGCTGGGCAACTGAGACATTTCGCAGTAGTTCCAGGGGCATGATGTTGATCCCTGCTCTAGACATGCTGAAAGCCGACACCTGTCAACTCAGCTGTACATGTGTACATGGGTACCTGATCGTTTCGGAGATCGAGTCAAAGGTGGCTCTATGTGAAGCCAGGCATATGTCTTCCTTATGTGCCATCACATATGGAAGCTGGACCTTTTGTGCCATCAGATATGCAAGCCTGATGGACCATTCAGTTAGGCAAACATTTGAATTACTATACCCAACTGGGGCCCCCTAGTTTAACACTCTTGTCTGTCAACCCTAATTTGTTGGCTTAGATTTTTTAATCTGCTTGGCATCTAGAAACTCCAGTTCCTCTGGAAAAGTCCAGCAAAACTTTACAACAGGACACTGAATGGTATTCTTGCCAAACAAGGTCAATGCACTTCAACCTTGTTTGTGTAGCGAGGGAGAGGTAAATCCAGAGACTCTCCCCGATTCAAAGGTAGGGGTTTATTTGCATTGTTATGCTGGCTGGTAAATATTGCAAAATGTTGCCAAGTGCAGCACCATATTCAAAGAGCTTGCTTGGTAAAATAGTCTGAACTCTGGGTGACCATGTTCTGTGAATGGCTGACCAAGCTCCAAGCAAATATTTCCTTTAGAGAAGGAAGTTTGACAAACAACTGTTTGGAAAATGGCAGCGTGACACCACAAGGGAGCTCCAGGCAGAGAGGCTGCCGCAAAGTTCTACAGTGCCATGCTGGGGTGCAGCAAGGCAGACAGAGATGATAAAACCTCGCTGTTTGTGCCTTAAGCTGTGGAAACCCAATTGTTGATGTAGTTCAAGAGGCAATTTCCCCATTTCTGTCCCCATGCCCTTATGCCCTCCTTGCTTCCTCCCGCACTAACCTTGGTCTTTACTCACCTCCAGATCCTGACTGTCTAAGCTGAGTTCTGGGGCAGGTTTTTCTTTCAGTGCAGTAAGTATCTGGTCACTGAGTGTAATTTTGGTTGAGGTGCCTGGATCGCTGGCTCCAGTGTCAACCACATCCACGTCCCCTCTGAGTGCTGCTTCTGGTTCTGAAGAGTAGCAGGAAGAGTGCGTGTGTGGCCACTGGCATGAATGCGAATGCAGGGCTGCACAAATGCTTCGGATGAGTTTGCTCTCTCCTCTGCTATGGCTACTGCTACATCCTCACAAGTGTCTTCCCAGCCCCAGTGACTCGCTTGCAGCTTGCCCACCATCCCTCCTCCTCTAATTCAACCCCACCCTTTCTGATTCTTTCTAGCTGCCCAACCCTTCCTACCTGCTGCCTTGTTTATGATGCTGCCCTCTTTCTTCAAGGCCTCCAAGTAGAGTTCCAGAAGCTGCTTTGACTGTCGTTCTTCCTCTCGTCTGTCCAGCACTTGCTGCAGGGTATCCTGTAATACCTGGACTTGGGGCTGACTTTGGGACAGCTCCTCAGCTAGCTCTATGCATGGTACGTCAATGAGCACCTGAGTAACAAAGTGGACTCCTGTCACACAGAATGATTTAGGTAACCCTCATTTTGAATATTCTCTCTTCCTGATCACAGCATAAGGAGGCCCTAAACCCCAGCCAGCCTCCCAAATGATGCATGCATAGCAGCAAAAGTCTCCCTGTTGAAAGAAGTCTGTGAGAGCAAGTTTTGCTATGTGCTTTCATGCCAAGGCAAATCAGTCTGGTTATAAGAAGCTCTAATGGTACTCATAAATCCCAATATTCTTAACAAGCAGCCATGAAGTACTCAGAAAGGTGCGAAATTACAGCCCAACTTTGGAACAAGAATGTTTATGCAAACTGTTGGAT from Alligator mississippiensis isolate rAllMis1 chromosome 13, rAllMis1, whole genome shotgun sequence includes these protein-coding regions:
- the DFFA gene encoding DNA fragmentation factor subunit alpha isoform X3 — encoded protein: MAAAGPRDGGGEGGAAVPSRKQCLIRRNHEREQHGVAVSCLRELRSKDGGTAWLSRESMDEVDTSEDKWKHLARQLKDDLSSIILMSEEDLQVLIDVPCIELAEELSQSQPQVQVLQDTLQQVLDRREEERQSKQLLELYLEALKKEGSIINKAAEPEAALRGDVDVVDTGASDPGTSTKITLSDQILTALKEKPAPELSLDSQDLELVFKEDTEVLALALSWDKQKTEALQQACDQELSRRLQQVQALQSLRSMSKVKKSLPWGDWLSSKRRK
- the DFFA gene encoding DNA fragmentation factor subunit alpha isoform X2, with the protein product MAAAGPRDGGGEGGAAVPSRKQCLIRRNHEREQHGVAVSCLRELRTCDVLAIDKTWEPITLVLAEDGTIVDDEDYFLCLPANTKFVALARNEKWSSRSLDGGTAWLSRESMDEVDTSEDKWKHLARQLKDDLSSIILMSEEDLQVLIDVPCIELAEELSQSQPQVQVLQDTLQQVLDRREEERQSKQLLELYLEALKKEGSIINKAAEPEAALRGDVDVVDTGASDPGTSTKITLSDQILTALKEKPAPELSLDSQDLELVFKEDTEVLALALSWDKQKTEALQQACDQELSRRLQQVQALQSLRSMSKVKKSLPWGDWLSSKRRK
- the DFFA gene encoding DNA fragmentation factor subunit alpha isoform X1, with protein sequence MAAAGPRDGGGEGGAAVPSRKQCLIRRNHEREQHGVAVSCLRELRSKACDVLAIDKTWEPITLVLAEDGTIVDDEDYFLCLPANTKFVALARNEKWSSRSLDGGTAWLSRESMDEVDTSEDKWKHLARQLKDDLSSIILMSEEDLQVLIDVPCIELAEELSQSQPQVQVLQDTLQQVLDRREEERQSKQLLELYLEALKKEGSIINKAAEPEAALRGDVDVVDTGASDPGTSTKITLSDQILTALKEKPAPELSLDSQDLELVFKEDTEVLALALSWDKQKTEALQQACDQELSRRLQQVQALQSLRSMSKVKKSLPWGDWLSSKRRK